A segment of the Arachis hypogaea cultivar Tifrunner chromosome 5, arahy.Tifrunner.gnm2.J5K5, whole genome shotgun sequence genome:
GCTGCAGCAGAGAAGAAAAATTCCAAGGATGAAACATCTTCGAAAGATTCACAGGGAGGACAAAAAGCTGCTTCTGAATCTTTTGTTTGTTTAGATGAAAAGGCTGCTGCAGCAGAGAATAAAAACTCCAAGGATGAAACATCTTCAAAAGATTCACAGGGAGGACAAAGAGCTACTTCTGGATCTGCACCTGGGTTTCCACCCAACCCTTTTGATTTCTCCGCAATGTCTGGTTTGCTCAATGTATGTCATTGtctcttttattttgatattgTACTATATATATTATGTCTGCTGGAATTACGAAAAGATTGGCCATGTTATTGTTAATGAGCATTTTCATTTCACTTTATGGGCATGTTCCATCTTATAGAAAATCTTATTTTTGTACATGCCAGTTTTTTTGGATCTTAGTGGTGCATTGTTTTGAAGCCAATAGTGAGACAACAATATAACCCATGCATTTCAAGTCCATATTACTAATGCTTAAAATCCGGAATGCATAGGATCCAAGTATCAAGGAACTGGCTGAGCAGATAGCAAAAGACCCATCGTTCAATCAAATGGCCGAGCAGCTTCAGAAAACTTTTCATGGTGCAACACAGGATAGTATCCCTAGCTTCGATAATCAGCAATATTATTCTACCATGCAGCAGGTGATGCAGAATCCTAACTTCATGACCATGGCTGAGCGCCTGGGTAATGCATTGATGCAGGTATTTATAAACTCCCTGTACTCTGttatataaaatatctattgGTTGATAACATATCTATACTGTCTATCTCAGGATCCATCTATGTCTTCCATGCTTGAAAGTCTTACTAGTCCTTCAAATAAAGATCAGCTTGAGGAGAGAATGGCACGCATAAAAGAAGATCCATCTTTGAAGCATATTTTAGATGAGATAGAGACTGGTGGTCCTGCTGCTATGATGAGGTTTAGATGGcaaaatttcttatctttttggCCTATTTCCAAATTTCTCAGTTCACTGTTTTCTGAATTTTAAATAGTTTCTGAAGTGTTTCTCTTTTGTGCAGATATTGGAATGATGAGGACGTTTTGCGGAAGTTGGGACAGGCCATGGTGCCAAATTCTGGAGAAGCAGCTGCTTCTGCTGAAAATGCTGTGCCAGATGAGACAGAAGATGTGGGTGAAGATGAATCAATTGTTCATCAAACTGCTAGTGTGGGTGATGTGGAGGTACTGCACCCCTCCCCCCGGttcccctcttctctctctctctctctctctctctctgtgtgtgtgtgtgtgtgtgtgtgtgtgtgtgtgtgtgtatagaaTCAATTTTGCCATTTGGAGgaaatcatatatatattattaaattcatGCATTCTTTTATTATTCTGGGTATGATTTAGCAAGCTATATGAGAACTAAAACTTTACACATTTCAATTAGGGCTTGAAAAATGCTCTAGCCTCTGGCGCTGACAAGGACGAAGAAGATTCAGAGGGAAGAACTGCTTTACATTTTTCCTGTGGATATGGAGAGGTATGCTAATATGCAGTAAAATACTTTCTCATCTTTTACATCTtattttcttgtttcttgtaaatttgtaattttgGTAGCAATGGAGGATTTAAAGCAttggtggttgtggttgtggtaAAGGAGGTAGCTAGTGGCAATAATAGCTGTGGAGTGTGGATGGTGCTATATGGTACTGACATTCTCTGAGCTTCCTGTTTCTTCCAAGTTGTGTGAGAAGCAAAGGAAACCTCATCGGGAACTAGAAGTTTAGGGTTATAGCTAGGCTCTTCTATGACTGAAATCTGAAATGATGCTCTTGATATTACTCCAGGTGAAGTGTGCACAAATTCTCCTTGAGGCAGGCGCAAAAGTAGATGCTTTGGATAAGAATAAGAACACGGCTCTTCATTATGCAGCTGGTTATGGCAGGAAGGAATGTGTTGCCCTTCTCCTTGAAAATGGTGCTGCAGTGTAAGTAACGTCAGATTATCGCTTTTGATAATTTCTAACTCTTCATGCCAATTTAATAAACTATGTGCACAAATGGATACAATCTTTAAATTGTTCATCCTACTTTGTTTCTTATCTCGTCCAATATGCAGCACTCTCCAGAACATGGACGGGAAAACTCCAATAGATGTTGCGAAGCTAAACAATCAAAATGATGTTCTAAAGCTGCTCGAAAAAGATGCTTTCCTGTAATGGCAAGGCACAGTGGCATGCGATCACCAAGTAGGAAAAAGAAACCGAGGGTAAAAGAGAGGCATCATCGtgacttttactttttttaaatatttcggtGTGTTAAAACTAAATTCCTTTTAGAGGATGGGATTACACcgcgaattttttttttaaatatacttaTGTAAACTTGTAATGCATGGGTTGTCGCACTGCATTATTTTTACGTAGTGGCATGAAGAAATTATTTTTGTCGTTAGTTCATATCGACTACTTGTTTTCATTTGCGAGGTTCTAGTGAGACTGTCTCCCATTCAACCAACAATAAGAAAGACAAGGGATTAGGGAAAAAGTTTTTTAAAGTTTGGAATATTTCGATCTACTGCGTGTTTTGAACCTAAAATGTTAAATCTTTTTAAGAACTCCCAGCTAATATAAAGTTATTCAAAAATGTAACatgaatacaaaaaattaattgttaaaatagttagtatgtatttgtatataaacatatataatttatttttaatgtgtattttatattttaatatgtattttatttgattgagtTATTGGCTAAATTTTTATAGGAATCACGCaaataaagatatttaaaatgtgtttttttaaaaatattttttagtaattaaaattcaatacatataaCTAATTAAATCGTgtaatttttgtcaaaattagatctAACATTAATTtggccaaaaacttgatgaactaaattttaaactgatttaaattaatattttttataaaaattaactgcaatatctttattataaaaaatgataaaatatttttattttatacatatatatatatatatatatatatatatatatatatatgagtattttagttatttgctataataggggtattgtagttatttctcaaaaaatattaatttagattggtTTAAAAATCGCGATTTTTTTGCCAAATCAGTTTTTTCGATctaattatgataaaaataatacagtttattcgattatatatattaaattttaattattaagaaaTATCGTTTAAAAATGACGTTTTAGACGTCTCTGAGTGAGAGTGGCTCCCAATTTTTATATACatgtaatataattatacaacAATGCATACAAAAATATCCCATCCAAAATTCATTATCATCTCATCATACATGTCAATTTATACTAATACATAATGTCATGTATATCTTGTATTTTGTATATACTTTGTATCggttaaatttatttattcaaatttattCATATCTTAATTTcagttatttcaaatttaatataattttaatctaTCAAACACAGACACTTTGTTGAATTAATGAGTCTGATATGCATGTTTatcttaatagaaaataaaaaataaaaaatttttctccGAACATACTTAGACACACACACATAAATACCATCACAGGTTAGCATATccaagtttaaaaataatatatattattatttattaaaacaaaaaatattttaaatacttttatatagttaaaagaagatattaaaaataattaaaatattattttatattttagtacaaataaaatataaaagattcattataatttatctaaaaaatacctTATATAACACGATGTCTcgtaaaattgtaaaattttaaaatttgtgtattcGCATATCCCATACCTATCCATCATAGATTTTAATTAAAATGACGGTTAATATTAACTTTATACTTTCCAAAAATTGTATAtctatagtttttatttttaaaccatATTATAATATTTGCTCTCTTaaatatattcaattttattgTACAGGATAAGCTACAAAAGTAATATAAAGTATATCGTTTTTAGTCATTTTGTATTCCATGATCATCCCAACAATTCTCTTTTTTCTCAAAATCAAGATTGACAAAAATGTATCCAAACACAAATTACATTAACATCAATtcaattttaatcaaaattaattccgTAAATGCACATTTATACCATCCCTTTGCAAACATTAATCCAAATACGTATTTAGTAAACCACTTTTACAGGAACCCAGAAACAAAATACTATTTTCCTCTTCCGCTACAGGGCACCAGTACATGTAACTTCCTACTTTCCTTACCTCTGTTCCCTTAGAATCTGAGCAATTACTAAAACACTGATAATTCATGTTTAAGCAGCAGATAGAGGGGGGGACACTACATCTACAGACTTTGAAAAAGATGACCAGATATGAGCAACCAAGTAGCTTTCACATAAAAGCAGTTCGTCCACCCCTTCTGCTATGCCTGTCGTATGCAGTATTGAATTTGTCCACCAATTCATTCATTGTACTGCAGGAATGACAAGGAagttatataaaaaagaaaaagctatTATTGATACAAGGTTATACTTAACTGAAAATTATTTAGGAGCAATTTAGGAATTAGGGAAggagaaaagggggggggggggggcatcAACCAGAATTACAAAAgctgaaagaaaaatgaagacaGTTGCAATTACGTCATACCTTGAGCAGTTGGTCAACATTGCAAGGTAGCTAATCAATAAAGTGTCGTTGTATTCCTAAAGGGGAAAGAAGATAACATAAGCATCAGAATTTTACATAAGTAATTAATTATGCTACCTTAATCATGATATTGAGCCCACAACCATATGAAACCTTACCCCTATCCTTACTTATAAACAACTTTAACATCATTATATGGCAATATTCTAAAATTTCCATGTCCTCCAAGACCAAGAGTCCTCATGTAATTGCAATGGTGCCTTAACTCTACCTCTTTCAACAAATAAATTGGCACAACTAGCATGAAAGAATTGATTAATCATCATAATATAAACCCAACTTCCTTTCTCTTATCGCAGACCAAAGCACATGCATATTTTAGTGACCAACCATTATATGATGCTCTCAAGCAAAAAATATATCCGGCAAAATTGGGTCTATCACTGCTTATTACTATTCTATACAAAATGCATGCTCCCTAGTCCAAATTTGATAAAGTAATCTACTCACCATTAAGAAATCATCTTGAAATTTCCCAGATTCAATAGCAGGCAATCTTCTCAGGAGACTTGACACTTGTCTTAACAGTGAATTTTCACAAGGAACATCACCTGCATTTTAAACAAAGGTTGAAACAATAGTTACTACTGGAAGTTTCAACATATGTGGACCCTGTATGATAATATTGTTCAAGCCAGAAACAGAAATACTTCCCATGGAAACACTGTGCACCTATTAACTTGAACGTGGCTTAGCAAACTAGTTGAGTGTTGAATTCACTTAAAATATGTGATAAATAAAAACTTCAAAATTAGATTTTTCTTAGCAGAGATTAAGCTACATAAATAGCAGAATGCAGATAGACCAATAGAAAATCCTACTAGTAAATAAgtaccccccccccttttttttttcaaagaaaatgatTACTTTATGAATTGATGACTTTGATCCTAAATCTTATCTAGCTAATTGTTGCATGTCAAAGATTTTATTTATGCCAATCTCTTTACCAGAATAGATAAATAActacatgaaaattaaaaactttgcTATTTATTATGActgaataatttaaaaagatatttttatataagtggGAAAGTTTTCCAATAATATTACTGAATATCTCATCATTAAATTCCAGTTTTTCACTAAAGATTGCCCACATACCTTTTTGCATTGCTAGCAAATAGTGATGCAGCACCTTAATTCTGCTATGAAGCATTTTGATGGCACTGTGTATACCAGTAAGGTGAGCAGCCACTGTAAAAGGAACACAACGTGGCATTAATTAGATGCAACTATAAAAAAGCCAAGCTTTATCCCACTTGGAAGAGTCAGCCACATCTAAATTATAGTAAAGTTGGGCCTTCCTCTAGAGACATTAATTTGATTATCATCAAATTTGTTATGAAATAGTCATAaaattttataacaataacagAAGCCAAACTTGTTTGTCTTAAAAATAGGCTTGCTGAGCAAATTAAAAACCATATTGGAAATTTAGGGTCAATGAGGAACCCTCACATTGTGTGGCCGCAGAACCACCATCCGACGGCTTAAGATGAGCAACATGGTCCACTGAGATCCGTTCTGCTTCGACAGTCTTCAACAGAACGAGAACAAGGGAAGGAGAAGGAGTAAATCTATGAACTTATTAAGGAGCAtaaatctaaaacatgaaaaacgAAAGGTGGCAAAACAGTCATGAAAACCGAACCTCAATAGTATAGCTGGAGCGAACAAAAATAAGTTGGGGAATTCCGTCTATAACATGCAGTTCTGCAAGCATCATTCAACAATAACACAGAAATCCATTCCTCAGTACATAAAAGACAATGAAAAAGCAAACGAATGACAACATACATACCGCTTTCAAAAATAGTGACAGGGAGGTCCCTCTGAGAATGATTGATGGAAGGGTTCAGGAGAACATAAACAGGACTCTCATTGATATCCATCAACTGTTAGGATTAAGGGGACAGTATGAAATCAGGAACatatattgaattgaattgaattggattGGATTAGGGTAGGGCTTACAGCTTTGTGAATGTGCATGTCGGATTCGTGGGCGTCGGTGCCGGTGGAGTACCAACCGAGGATATAGAAGTGAGGGAAGACCTTCTTGTAGAGCTCCTGCTTCTTCTCGAGGAAGGCGCGGTCGAGGGAGTGGGTGGAAGAGTCGTAGAGGAGCTCGAAGCTGTTGAAGATCTCGACGGTGCGACCCTTCTGGACCCCTATGACGCCACCGTAGACCCGCGGAGCAGAGGAATTGGAAGAAGCATTAGAATTGGGAGGGTTGAGCTGCGACTTGACGCGAGTGTAGTGGTCGGAGATGTTCACGATCACCAATGGATGCACCTTGAACGTCAATCCGCTGCTGGACGAAGACGCCATTGCTTcaattaggattagggttttgAAAGAATGAATTGATTGGGGGTTTTAGGGTTCCTGTTGTATCATATTCAACTTACTACTCACTTGTACTGCTATCTTCTGTTACCCTCACCACACCACCCTTCCTTCTTTCTACGCCCTGCTTGTGTTTGCCTCGcctctaaaacaaaaaattgataattcataagtaataatttaatttcaaaaacaaattataaaattgCCAGCTAGATTACTACAACAAATTGAATTATTCAGTAATATGATAAcagttcttttcttttttattttttttggacttgAAATAACAGTTACACATTAGggttttgaacaaaaaaaaaccctaagaagaagaaaataaaaaatgtaaccTTTTTTTTGGGTGCGGGAAGGGGGAGTGAAACAAGAGAGACTGAAAAAACAAAACCAAGAGAAGAAATAGCAGAAATAACCAAAAAGCCCATTGGACATTGCTAAAAAGACTAAAACaaaggaaagcccaaagaagacTTGGTTTATAAGAAACCCAAGTCTTAGGAAAAAAACCAAGAACTTCCAAATGACATCTAACGATTCTGTtattagaaaagaaaaaacaaacataACGATTCTCTTAATTTAAGATCTAGCtcacgacaaaaaaaaaaaaaaaaagagctagctcaaaataaactaaattgtgatgtataaaattaaaatatttaaaacctTATCAAATATATGTAAACTGCAATTACTTGGATTAACTTATTTCCATGTTTTAAGCCTGGAAACAAAAATCCATGCGTGCCTTTGTGTAAAGTTAGAATGTAGCAAATACGCATAGTGAGCATAGACAAGATGTTGTCACATACATTACTTTCGTTTGTCGAATTAGCTTGGTATTAAACACCCGTAATATTTTTACTTAATAGGCATTCATTCAGATATCTTTCCTTTCAGGTTGGATTCACTTTCATTATTGAAGAATACGATATTACAATACAAGCACACGTATTTGTTTCTTAAATCTGTAGTCTTTTATCCGTATTTTCCCTTCTAATTCTAGTCAATATTtttaaaaggtaaatttatttgaAACTTATAATTCACTTAATTACCCAATTGAAACCTATTATTGGTAATAAAAGTTGAGTAATAAACAAAAATGATTTCTTCTGTACTTAAATTTAAGCAGAATTCGTTCATAGTGAAAGAATTGGGTTAGAAAGGGGATAATGTTCCCTATTAGTATatatgaaaacaaaaaaagaaaagtcCACAAGAGATTTTTGGAGCGATGCGATTTCCTTAATAAAGTGGAAATCTAACACATAgatttactaataattaaaaatgattgAGAGTAGTGGCAagtggaagaagaagataaaTCCAAATTTGAAGTTTGACTGAAGCAACAAGCTTTCATTGAGAACTGAAAATCTTGAGACGTGGGAGCGCCACCCCCAATCTTTCCCTAATTCCCGTAACTTGCCTTCTGCCTTCCTCTCTccattttcaaaaac
Coding sequences within it:
- the LOC112803111 gene encoding ankyrin repeat domain-containing protein 2B yields the protein MASTSQKEIISDGKAAAAEKKNSKDETSSKDSQGGQKAASESFVCLDEKAAAAENKNSKDETSSKDSQGGQRATSGSAPGFPPNPFDFSAMSGLLNDPSIKELAEQIAKDPSFNQMAEQLQKTFHGATQDSIPSFDNQQYYSTMQQVMQNPNFMTMAERLGNALMQDPSMSSMLESLTSPSNKDQLEERMARIKEDPSLKHILDEIETGGPAAMMRYWNDEDVLRKLGQAMVPNSGEAAASAENAVPDETEDVGEDESIVHQTASVGDVEGLKNALASGADKDEEDSEGRTALHFSCGYGEVKCAQILLEAGAKVDALDKNKNTALHYAAGYGRKECVALLLENGAAVTLQNMDGKTPIDVAKLNNQNDVLKLLEKDAFL
- the LOC112803112 gene encoding COP9 signalosome complex subunit 6a, which produces MASSSSSGLTFKVHPLVIVNISDHYTRVKSQLNPPNSNASSNSSAPRVYGGVIGVQKGRTVEIFNSFELLYDSSTHSLDRAFLEKKQELYKKVFPHFYILGWYSTGTDAHESDMHIHKALMDINESPVYVLLNPSINHSQRDLPVTIFESELHVIDGIPQLIFVRSSYTIETVEAERISVDHVAHLKPSDGGSAATQLAAHLTGIHSAIKMLHSRIKVLHHYLLAMQKGDVPCENSLLRQVSSLLRRLPAIESGKFQDDFLMEYNDTLLISYLAMLTNCSSTMNELVDKFNTAYDRHSRRGGRTAFM